The Gallus gallus isolate bGalGal1 chromosome 3, bGalGal1.mat.broiler.GRCg7b, whole genome shotgun sequence genome window below encodes:
- the RHAG gene encoding ammonium transporter Rh type A, whose amino-acid sequence MRFKFSIIALLLEVVFIILFGLFVEHDTGNTSLYPYFKDVHVMIFIGFGFLMTFLKKYGFTSVGINMLIAAFGLQWGTLMQGFLHRGEGGKIPLNIKSMINADFSTATALISFGAVLGKTNPVQMLLLTFLEITAFAVNEYLVTEIFQATDIGASMTIHAFGAYFGLAVTLILYRPGLKNKHANEESSYHSDIFAMIGTLFLWLFWPSFNSAIAAENDQTKTIINTYYSLAACAVITFALSSLLDQRGKFSMVLIQNATLAGGVAVGTCADLTIDPFVAMCIGSIAGIISVLGFRFLTPVLASKLKIQDTCGVHNLHGLPGILGGIASIVVTATQPETKKGIQLTAGKQASALGSTIGIALLGGALTGAILRLPIWGQVSDQNCFDDSAYWEVPEEEKLPEINSNNYDEHSRFEAIM is encoded by the exons ATGAGGTTCAAGTTCTCGATCATCGCTCTTCTTCTGGAAGTGGTCTTCATCATTTTGTTTGGGCTATTTGTGGAGCATGACACTGGGAACACCAGTTTGTATCCAT actTTAAGGACGTCCATGTGATGATATTTATTGGATTTGGTTTCCTGATGacctttctgaagaaatatggATTCACCAGTGTTGGTATCAACATGCTCATTGCTGCCTTCGGTCTTCAGTGGGGCACTCTAATGCAAGGATTTCTTCACAGGGGTGAAGGAGGGAAAATCCCTCTTAACATCAAAAG CATGATAAATGCAGACTTCAGCACAGCAACTGCTTTGATTTCATTTGGAGCAGTCCTGGGGAAAACCAACCCTGTTCAAATGCTTCTCTTGACGTTTCTGGAGATCACGGCCTTTGCAGTCAATGAATATCTAGTTACGGAAATATTTCAG GCCACAGATATTGGAGCCTCAATGACCATCCATGCCTTTGGAGCTTATTTTGGTTTGGCTGTAACGCTCATCTTGTATCGTCCTGGCTTGAAAAACAAGCATGCAAATGAGGAATCTTCCTATCACTCGGACATATTTGCCATGATTG GTACCCTGTTCCTTTGGCTTTTTTGGCCCAGTTTTAACTCCGcaattgcagctgaaaatgacCAGACTAAAACAATTATCAACACTTACTACTCCCTGGCGGCATGTGCTGTTATAACATTTGCCCTCTCCAGCCTGCTGGATCAAAGAGGCAAATTCAGTATG GTTCTCATTCAAAATGCCACCCTGGCAGGAGGAGTAGCAGTGGGTACCTGTGCTGACCTGACAATAGACCCTTTTGTTGCGATGTGTATTGGGAGCATTGCTGGGATCATCTCTGTCCTTGGGTTCCGTTTCCTGACT CCTGTTTTGGCATCCAAGCTGAAAATTCAAGACACATGTGGAGTCCATAATTTACATGGCTTACCTGGAATACTGGGAGGTATTGCAAGCATCGTAGTAACTGCAACACAACCTGAAACTAA GAAAGGCATCCAACTTACTGCTGGCAAACAGGCCTCTGCCTTGGGCAGCACAATTGGAATTGCACTGCTTGGTGGAGCACTGACAG GTGCTATTCTAAGGCTGCCCATCTGGGGACAAGTATCTGACCAGAACTGCTTTGATGACTCTGCTTATTGGGAG GTTCCAGAAGAGGAGAAACTGCCTGAAATTAATTCCAACAACTATGATGAGCACAGCAGATTTGAAGCTATCATGTAG